In Planococcus shixiaomingii, the DNA window CCAGCTGGCTAATGAACCAGTAGCCTGCAATTCTTCTGGATTTACTGTCCAAACCAAAGGCCCCAGGAAAACGGCAACATGGATAAGGATCAAAAACCAAAGAGAAAAATAAGCGACCTTATTTTTGCGTAAAGCTTTTGAAATGCTCGGTTTTCCTTGGCTTGGTTTTAATGCAATTTCTTCAGTCAAATTCGGTTTTGTCGATACTACCATCCCATTTCACCTCCCGGCGTTATACGTTTTTCACTCGTGGATCAACTCTGGAATACAGCAAATCCACGAGCAGGTTGCAAACGACCACGACAATCGTGATGACCATCGTCACTCCCATAACAAGTGGATAATCCCTTCCTCTTGCAGCTTCAATGATCAACGTTCCGATGCCCGTCCAGCCGAAAATGGCTTCTGTGATTACCGCTCCGCTCAATAAGCGCGGAATCAGCATGCCGATAATCGTGATGATTGGAATCAATGCGTTGCGCAGTGCATGGCTGTACAGAACAATCGACTCTTTTGCGCCTTTTGCTCGTGCCGTCCGGATGTAGTTTTGTGAGATGACTTCAAGCATGGACGAACGCGTAAAGCGCACAATGTGCGGAAGTACGGTAGTCGTCAAAATCAGTACTGGCAGTATTAAGTGAGAAATCCAGCCCCATAAGTCGAATTCCGTTCCTCTTGGCCCGACGCCGGAAGAAGGCAGCCAGCCTAGCGTAATCGAAAACAGCAAAATCAGCATCAGCCCCAGCCAAAACGCAGGGACGGATAAGCCGATCACGCTGACAAAATTGATGACGTGATCTTGTGCCCTTCCCCGTTTTATCGCAGACATGACACCAAAGAGAATTCCAAAAAACACCGAAATGATGATAGTGAAAATTGTTAGTTCAATGGTATAAGGAATGCGTTCCATGATCCGTTGAAGGACCGGTTCACTCGAAGTAAAAGATGTGCCGAGATCGCCTTGGACCGCATTGGTGATCCAATCCAGATACCGGACCATGATGGGTTGGTCCAAGCCTAATTTTTCAACCATCGCCTGCCGCTCTTCCTCAGTCGCATCCATTCGCATTGTACTTGCCGGTCCGCCCGGAGCAAGATTGATCAGAAAAAAGGTGATGATCGAAACAATCAGCAGCAACACAATGCTTTGTCCCAATCGATTAAGCAGGAATCTTACCATTTCATCTCCTTCTCCCTCCATATTGAGTAAATGGAAGTGCACTTTTCAGCACACTTCCATCCTTTTTTATTCCGCAATGTACCACTCATGGATATAGTGCAGAGCGTCTCCAAATGCTAAATCTGGAACTCCTTTTAAGTTATTGGCACGCACTTGTGCTTCTTGTGGGTACCATAGGAAAATATACGGAAGTTCTTCTGACATCAACTTTTGAGCCTCGGCGTAGATTTTTTTGCGTTCTTCCACATCGCTTGTCTGTGCTCCCGCTTCCAGCAGTTTATCCAGTTCCGGATTCTTGTAGCCCGGGATGTTGTTGCCTTTTACAGCATTAGAATGCATGTACGCTGATAAGTCTGGATCTGCCGGGTATCTCCACCAGTTCAGGCTCATTTCGTAATCACGGTTAACAACAACGTCTTGGATCATAGCGTTCCATTCCATCGCATTTAACTTGACATCAAAGCCGGTTTTCATCAAATACTGCTGAACCATCTGCGACACTGCTTCCAAGTCTCCTTGAATGCCGATTTCAAAATCAACGGTGAATGGTTCCCCGTCTTTATCGACAATCCCATCACCATCCGTATCTTCCCAACCCGCTTCAGCGAGCAATTCCTTAGCGCGTTCAGGATCGTAATCGTAGCGGGTCACGTCGTCTGTGTAGTATTCCTTCAGAGCCGGGGCAATACCGGCATCAGCGATCGTGCCGTAACCTTTCAAAACGGTATCAATGATATTTTGGCGGTCGATCGAATGAAGAATCGCTTGTCTGACGCGTACATCTTGGTACTTCTCATCATTTTGATTGGTAATGATCCAGAAGAAACGCGGCGTCTCTCTTGCATAGATGCCCACATTGTCTGCACTTTCAATTCGGTCAATGGCAGACAGGTCATCGAGAGCGAAAATGGATAATTCTCCGCTCAAAAGCTGGGCTACGTGCGTATTGACATCGGCAAGCACTTTGTACTCCACTTCATCCAAAAGCGCTTTTTCCCCGTAGAAATCTTCATTGCGTTCCAGCACGACATTTTGTCCGGAAGTATAGCTTTTCAATTTGAAGGCCCCTGTACCAACCGGTTTTTCTTTATTGAACGAAGTCAGCTCCCATGGATCTTGTCCTTCAAAAATATGCTGCGGAATGATTTCCGTGTTGAAGCTCAAATATGCCGGCAACGCAGCAAGCGGGCTTTCCAGGATGAATTTCACCGTATAGTCGTCCACGGCCTGGACTTCTTTTAAGTTTTGGAAATACGACGTATTATTCGCTCCCAATTCTTCGTTCAAGACGATTTCATTAAAAGTGAAAGCAACGTCATCGGCTGTGAATTGTTCGCCGTCATGCCATTTGACATCGTCTCTTAAGTGGAACGTCCATTCTAGTTCGTTTTCAGATGTTTCCCATTCCTTCGCTAAATCCGGAGAAGGTGCCAAATCTTCCCCCGGTTGCGTCAGTCCGGAAAACAATACCCGATTTACTACATTGGACTCGGCATAAGCGTTCGGATGCCAAGGATTGAAAGTAGGATCGGCGACAATCGGGATCGAAACTTTCCCACCCTTTTTAGGTTCTGCTGCTGCGTTTTCTTCGCTTTCTCCACCCGTCGTTGTCCCAGAATCACTTCCATAAGAACAAGCAGCAAGAAGAACAAGCGAAATCAAGATCAACCACAAACTGGACCATTTCGATTTCCTCATCATTATCATCCCCCACCCTTTAAATTATTTTGCCCATGTAGCTTCAAGCACCCGGAAGATGTTGCCGCCTGCAACTTTGCGGATATCTTCGCGGCTGTATCCTTTTTTAACGAGCCAGCGGATAATATTCGGGAAGCATTCCGCTGGGTTTTCAAGGCCTTCTACATATTCCACTTTTTGCATATTGGCCATTTGAGCGCTTTTGATGGACAACTGCCCTGACAATAAATCATGCGTGCCAACATGGTCGCCGAACAGCGTATCCGGACCAAAAGCCACATGGTCAATCCCTATGAGGTTGGCTGTGTATTCAAAATGCTCCATAAACGATTCGATGTTATGTCTTGGGTGTTTCTCGGTAATGGTGGAATGCGGCGCCGCTTCTATGCCAATGACCCCGCCTTTTTCTGCACATGCTTTCAGCACGTTATCCGGCTTTAAGCGTTTTGTGTTCCATAACGCACGTGCTCCGACATGGTTAATCGTTACAGGTTTTTCACTTGTTTCAATGGTATCTAGCGATGTCTGGTCGCCCGCATGCGACACATCAATCGTGATGCCGAGTTTATTCATTCGCTGTACGGCCTGCTTGCCGAATACGGTCAAGCCGCCATCGCTCGGCTCTCTTAATCCGGCCCCTAACTGATTGGCTTCAGAGTAGACAATCCCCATCGTCCGGATGCCAAAGCCGTATAACACATCCAGCCGGTCAAGTTCGTTTTCGATCATCGTGGACGATTCCAACGCTCCGACAAAAGCGATCTTCCCTTCTTTTTTGGCGCGGTACAAATCGGATAAACGCTCCGCTTTGATGACCATGTCCTGATGCGCAATGTCGCTAAAGCGAATGCCGATGTCGTGGATAACGTCCGACCATTTCCAGCCCGCCTGAGAAGTGACCATGGCAGTTCCATCCATGAAATTTTCGAAAATAACATCGAGCCCGGATTGGCTCAACGCTTCGTATCCTGTCCAATCACGGCCTTGTCGGCGGAATTCGTAGAACTCTTGCAAATTCTCGGGCATCACGAACGTATGCTCATGCATCGACACCATGTGATCTTCTGCCATAATCGTTTGCACCAATTCTTCTTCCTGTTGTGATACGGGATAGACAAAAGGCGTAACGCGATCATTTTCTTTTGAAAGCTTGTATTCTTTGTAATCCGTTCCTGCTTCCAAATACTGAAAAGATTTATAGCCGTCATATGATTTTTGATTTCCTTGCTTTTGAATTTTTTGAGTCATTGTAAGTCTCCTTTTTCATCTGTTTTTATTTTTGTATATTTTTCTAACTTCCTTCATCTACTGCGGAATCGGTTCACGATTTTGCGCTTTGGCTTCCATCGCTTGCTTTAGCGTTTGCCCTTTTTGCAGCGGATAGTGGCAAGCTGCATAGTGGTTTTCCCGTACTTCACTGAGTGGAGGTGTTTCAAGTGCACATTTTTCCGTTGCCAATGGGCATCTTGTCCGAAAATGGCAGCCTGATGGCGGATTTGCCGGAGAAGGAACTTCCCCTTTCAAGACAATCCGGTCTTTTTTCACTCTAGGGTCCGCTTCAGGGACGGTGGATAGGAGGGCCGCTGTATAAGGGTGGGCCGGGTTATCAAAAATATTATCCGTTTCCGAAAGCTCGACGATTTTCCCTAAATACATCACGCCGACCCGGTCCGAAATATGCCGTACCACATTCAGCCCGTGGGCAATGAACAGCATGGTCAGCCCCAACTCTTTTTTCAAGTTCATCAGCAAATTGATGATTTGCGATTGAACCGAAACATCCAGTGCCGATACCGGTTCATCCGCAACCACAAATTCCGGATTCAATGCCAGCGCTCTTGCAATCCCGATCCGTTGGCGCTGCCCGCCTGAAAATTCATGCGGGTAGCTGTTGTAGCGGCTCGGATCCAAGCCGACCAGTTCAAGCATGTCTTTCACTTTCCGTTCTTTTTCAGCCCCCTTTGCGATTCCATGAATGCCATACATTTCACCTATTATTTCACCCACGGTAAACCGCGGATTCAGTGAACTAAACGGATCTTGGTAAATAATCTGCATTTCTTTCCGCAGCTTTCTGAGTTCATGGCTTTTATAGGTCAAAATATTTTTATCTTTAAAAAAGATTTTGCCGTCTGTCGGTTCCTGCAGCCGCAAAAGGTTTCGGCCAAGCGTGGATTTGCCGCAACCCGATTCGCCTACCAGCCCCAGTGTTTCGCCTTTATAAATAGTAAAAGACACATCATCCACTGCTTTGATCACTTTCTTAGGCCGGCCGATTCCCGCTTTGACGGTGAAGTGTTTTTTCAAATGCTCTATTTTCAACAAGGGTTCTGCTTGATCAGTAAGTGAATTCTTTTGAGGATCCATTCTCTTCACCTCCTCTGGTTTGGCTATGCAGCAAGTTGTTTTCGAGCAGATAATCGACACGCCAGCACGCCACTTGCCGGTTCCCTCGCGTTTCCAAAGGCGGAAGTTCGTCGCGGCATTTATCTGTCGCAAACGGGCAGCGCGGCGAAAATCTGCAGCCTTTCGGAACTTCGTTCAGCCTCGGGATAGAGCCTTTAATCGAATTCAGCGGAACCCCCCGTTCCCCGTCCATTCTTGGCACGGATTCCAACAACCCTTGAGAATACGGATGCAGCGGCTGATCAAACAAATCTTCAGTGTTGGCGATTTCCATAATTTTTCCTGCGTACATGATGATGATGCGATTGGCCATTTCGGCTGCAACGCCGATGTCATGGGTGATCAGCATGATTGACATATTCCGGTCTCTTCGCAAACCGCGAAGAAGTTCCAAAATCTGCGCCTCAATCGTTACATCCAAAGCGGTTGTCGGTTCATCTGCAATAAGAAGCTCCGGTTCGGAAGCGAGGGCAATTGCAATCATGACCCGCTGCCTCATTCCGCCGGACAGTTCATGCGGATATTGCTTTAGCCGGGATTTCGGATCTGAAATGCCGACCAGCCGCACCAGTTCTTCCGCCCGTCTCCACGCCTCTTTTTTGCCGATTTTATGGTGAAAGAGGATTGCTTCCGTGATCTGTTTGCCAATCGTGAAAACAGGATTGAGTGCGGTCAACGGTTCCTGGAAAATCATCGAGATTTTCGATCCTCTGATGTCCCGCATTTCCTCATTGTTTTTAGTCGTCAATTCTTCGCCGTTAAATTTGATTTTCCCGCTCAAAATTTTTCCATTTTCAAATTCGACCAACCGCATAATGCTCATCGACGTTACACTTTTCCCGCTCCCGGATTCCCCAACAACGCAAACCGTCTCTCCTCTTTCTATGTCAAAGGACACGCCGTCCACCGCATTCACAAATCCGTCTTTGCCTTGGTAGCCCGTAACCAGATTTTTTATCTCCAAGATCTTATCCAACTTCTATTCACCTCTTTCTCATATGAATTTTGTTGCTGAAAAATTTCTGCGGGAGGGAAAATATACTTTGCTTAAAATGGAGTTCAATTTCTCAATGTTCTCTTTTAGAAGTGGAAGAATTTGTTCGCTTTTTTCCTGCGAAAAACGATAGCGCGGTCCGGCGATCGACAACGAACCTAATATCATTTGCCTGTTGTCGAATAGCGGCACCGAGTAAGCAGCTACATCTTCAAACGTTTCGCCTTCTGTGTAGCACCAGCCTTTTCCCCGTATGCTTTCCAATCTTTCAAGAAGTGCTTCTTTGGAATCGATATGCCGATCGCCATCCTGTATACCTTGATCAATAATTTTAATTTGAATGTGGCGAGGCAAGTACGCCAGTATGATTTTGTGCGAAGCTCCAATGAATAACCGATTTCGTTTGCCTACCGATTCGGCAAAACGGACTTTTTGATCGCTTTCAACGATTTTTACGAAGACGCCTTCTTCATCGTCCAAAATCGTCAAAACGACACTTTCCCCTGCATCTAGCGCAATATTCTTCATGATCGGCTGGATCAAATCAAATAGATTAAGGTGTTCTTCCACCACATGATTCAATTCGATGAATTTTATGCCCAATTGGTATTTTTTCGTTTCCGGGTGGCAGTACAGATAGCCCTTTTCTTCAAATGTCGAAAGAATTCTATGAACGACTGTATGGTTCATATCCAAGTGCCTTGCTAATTCCCGTAATCCCCAGGTCGGAGAATCGACTGTAAAAACATCCAAAATGCTTAGGGCTTTATCAACTGTTTTTGAAGTCATAGCCTCTCCCGCCTTCTTGGTTCGATAATAGAACCAGTAGTCCGAATTTTCTGTCTTTTTATTAAAATACCACTTTCAAGGAAATAATCAATAGATTTTTGATATTTATTAGAATATTTAATCAATTAAATATCAAGGTAGAGCTGAATACAAAAAAAGCCGCTGTTGAAATCTAATGATTTCAACAGCGGCTTGGTTCATATTTTAAATTTTTTCGATTTAATTAAAGTTAATCATTCGACTGGGACGGTTTCGAAATATCTTCGATAGCAGCTCCGGCATTTCTGTCAGTTGGGTCTTTCACTGCAATATCTCCAAGTGAAACAACGCCCAACAGCTTGTTGCCTTCGCAAATCGGCAAACGGCGAATTTGGTTATCCGCCATTAAAGTGGCTGCATCTTCCACATCCATATCAGGCGTTCCTGTAACCAATTCAGAAGAGATGATCTGGCCGACCGGCGTGTCCAAGGTGAAGTTGGCAGCTATTCCGCGTATGACGATATCCCGATCTGTGATGATGCCGACTAAGCTCCCGCCATTCGTATCCACTATTGGAATCGATCCGACATCCAAATTCAACATCTGTGTAGCTACTTCCTGAATTGAAGTATCCTTAGTGCAAGTTTCCACATCTGTCGTCATAATTTCTGTTACTTTCATGATTAATTCCTCCTTATAGTTTGGGTAACTAATTGCAGTGGTTTTCATGAAATCACACTTTTTCAGGCGACTAAATTTTAAGCGGTTATTCGGGTTTTTTTCTGGTCCATGCCAAGGGCGTCCGTCAATGGACAATAATGAACAATTCCTTCCGCCACTTTTTGCGCGCCCATTAGCGACACGAAAAGTTGTCCTACAGATGGCTTGTCACTCGCCATTTTGGCAATCGACCAGGCAAGCAGCGTCAAGCCGCCCGTGATACGGACCATTGAATCGATCGTTCCAATGTTTTGTTTCATCCAGTATCCCCTTCCTGTTTCCAATTCACACCTATACTGTTCCCGTTTCTTTTCGAACTAAACGATTTTTTACTTTACATTTTGATGTCAAAACCTGCTTATGGGTGCTTTTCGCAAGCGAAAAGCGAAAGAGCGGACGACCGGTAAGTCTTATGCACGCTCGGAGGAAAATACGTACGCTTGGCGAATCTTACGCACGCTCAGAGGAAAATACGCACGCTTGGCAAATCTTACGCACGCTCAACAGAATTTATGCACGTTCAGGAGAAAATATGCCCGCTCGCTTCTTTCCATAAAAAACAGCCGTCCTCGT includes these proteins:
- a CDS encoding CBS domain-containing protein, with translation MKVTEIMTTDVETCTKDTSIQEVATQMLNLDVGSIPIVDTNGGSLVGIITDRDIVIRGIAANFTLDTPVGQIISSELVTGTPDMDVEDAATLMADNQIRRLPICEGNKLLGVVSLGDIAVKDPTDRNAGAAIEDISKPSQSND
- a CDS encoding YgaP family membrane protein yields the protein MKQNIGTIDSMVRITGGLTLLAWSIAKMASDKPSVGQLFVSLMGAQKVAEGIVHYCPLTDALGMDQKKTRITA
- a CDS encoding ABC transporter permease yields the protein MVRFLLNRLGQSIVLLLIVSIITFFLINLAPGGPASTMRMDATEEERQAMVEKLGLDQPIMVRYLDWITNAVQGDLGTSFTSSEPVLQRIMERIPYTIELTIFTIIISVFFGILFGVMSAIKRGRAQDHVINFVSVIGLSVPAFWLGLMLILLFSITLGWLPSSGVGPRGTEFDLWGWISHLILPVLILTTTVLPHIVRFTRSSMLEVISQNYIRTARAKGAKESIVLYSHALRNALIPIITIIGMLIPRLLSGAVITEAIFGWTGIGTLIIEAARGRDYPLVMGVTMVITIVVVVCNLLVDLLYSRVDPRVKNV
- a CDS encoding IclR family transcriptional regulator, translating into MTSKTVDKALSILDVFTVDSPTWGLRELARHLDMNHTVVHRILSTFEEKGYLYCHPETKKYQLGIKFIELNHVVEEHLNLFDLIQPIMKNIALDAGESVVLTILDDEEGVFVKIVESDQKVRFAESVGKRNRLFIGASHKIILAYLPRHIQIKIIDQGIQDGDRHIDSKEALLERLESIRGKGWCYTEGETFEDVAAYSVPLFDNRQMILGSLSIAGPRYRFSQEKSEQILPLLKENIEKLNSILSKVYFPSRRNFSATKFI
- a CDS encoding ABC transporter substrate-binding protein, coding for MMRKSKWSSLWLILISLVLLAACSYGSDSGTTTGGESEENAAAEPKKGGKVSIPIVADPTFNPWHPNAYAESNVVNRVLFSGLTQPGEDLAPSPDLAKEWETSENELEWTFHLRDDVKWHDGEQFTADDVAFTFNEIVLNEELGANNTSYFQNLKEVQAVDDYTVKFILESPLAALPAYLSFNTEIIPQHIFEGQDPWELTSFNKEKPVGTGAFKLKSYTSGQNVVLERNEDFYGEKALLDEVEYKVLADVNTHVAQLLSGELSIFALDDLSAIDRIESADNVGIYARETPRFFWIITNQNDEKYQDVRVRQAILHSIDRQNIIDTVLKGYGTIADAGIAPALKEYYTDDVTRYDYDPERAKELLAEAGWEDTDGDGIVDKDGEPFTVDFEIGIQGDLEAVSQMVQQYLMKTGFDVKLNAMEWNAMIQDVVVNRDYEMSLNWWRYPADPDLSAYMHSNAVKGNNIPGYKNPELDKLLEAGAQTSDVEERKKIYAEAQKLMSEELPYIFLWYPQEAQVRANNLKGVPDLAFGDALHYIHEWYIAE
- a CDS encoding ABC transporter ATP-binding protein, producing MDPQKNSLTDQAEPLLKIEHLKKHFTVKAGIGRPKKVIKAVDDVSFTIYKGETLGLVGESGCGKSTLGRNLLRLQEPTDGKIFFKDKNILTYKSHELRKLRKEMQIIYQDPFSSLNPRFTVGEIIGEMYGIHGIAKGAEKERKVKDMLELVGLDPSRYNSYPHEFSGGQRQRIGIARALALNPEFVVADEPVSALDVSVQSQIINLLMNLKKELGLTMLFIAHGLNVVRHISDRVGVMYLGKIVELSETDNIFDNPAHPYTAALLSTVPEADPRVKKDRIVLKGEVPSPANPPSGCHFRTRCPLATEKCALETPPLSEVRENHYAACHYPLQKGQTLKQAMEAKAQNREPIPQ
- a CDS encoding dipeptidase, whose amino-acid sequence is MTQKIQKQGNQKSYDGYKSFQYLEAGTDYKEYKLSKENDRVTPFVYPVSQQEEELVQTIMAEDHMVSMHEHTFVMPENLQEFYEFRRQGRDWTGYEALSQSGLDVIFENFMDGTAMVTSQAGWKWSDVIHDIGIRFSDIAHQDMVIKAERLSDLYRAKKEGKIAFVGALESSTMIENELDRLDVLYGFGIRTMGIVYSEANQLGAGLREPSDGGLTVFGKQAVQRMNKLGITIDVSHAGDQTSLDTIETSEKPVTINHVGARALWNTKRLKPDNVLKACAEKGGVIGIEAAPHSTITEKHPRHNIESFMEHFEYTANLIGIDHVAFGPDTLFGDHVGTHDLLSGQLSIKSAQMANMQKVEYVEGLENPAECFPNIIRWLVKKGYSREDIRKVAGGNIFRVLEATWAK
- a CDS encoding ABC transporter ATP-binding protein, which translates into the protein MDKILEIKNLVTGYQGKDGFVNAVDGVSFDIERGETVCVVGESGSGKSVTSMSIMRLVEFENGKILSGKIKFNGEELTTKNNEEMRDIRGSKISMIFQEPLTALNPVFTIGKQITEAILFHHKIGKKEAWRRAEELVRLVGISDPKSRLKQYPHELSGGMRQRVMIAIALASEPELLIADEPTTALDVTIEAQILELLRGLRRDRNMSIMLITHDIGVAAEMANRIIIMYAGKIMEIANTEDLFDQPLHPYSQGLLESVPRMDGERGVPLNSIKGSIPRLNEVPKGCRFSPRCPFATDKCRDELPPLETRGNRQVACWRVDYLLENNLLHSQTRGGEENGSSKEFTY